A region of Salinibacter sp. 10B DNA encodes the following proteins:
- the ruvC gene encoding crossover junction endodeoxyribonuclease RuvC codes for MRILGIDPGSRATGYGIVSSTDETLIATDVIRLDNTSDHPQRLKEIYDRLTAVISEYAPEALSIEMPVYGQNPQSMLKLGRAQAAAMMAGLNADMPVSQYTPKEIKKSVTGNGNASKKQVRFMVASILDLEADALTHDAADALATALCHNNRDAHGDSDSYTGWASFVEANPDRISE; via the coding sequence ATGCGCATTCTTGGCATCGACCCCGGCTCCCGAGCCACCGGCTACGGCATCGTGAGCAGCACGGACGAAACCCTTATCGCAACGGACGTCATCCGACTTGACAATACCAGCGACCACCCCCAGCGGCTAAAGGAGATCTACGACCGGCTCACAGCAGTCATCTCGGAGTATGCCCCCGAGGCACTTTCAATCGAAATGCCCGTCTACGGCCAAAACCCACAGTCGATGCTTAAGCTGGGCCGAGCGCAGGCGGCCGCCATGATGGCGGGCCTCAATGCAGACATGCCCGTATCTCAGTACACCCCGAAAGAAATAAAGAAGTCCGTGACCGGCAACGGAAATGCCTCCAAAAAGCAGGTCCGTTTCATGGTGGCGTCGATTCTTGACCTAGAGGCAGACGCCCTCACGCACGACGCCGCCGATGCCCTCGCAACGGCCCTCTGCCACAACAACCGGGACGCTCACGGCGATTCCGATTCGTACACCGGCTGGGCAAGCTTCGTCGAGGCAAATCCCGACCGCATCTCGGAATGA
- a CDS encoding DUF4290 domain-containing protein: MRYDSRMVDRQIGRNAELFAQSIAEIDSKEERYPYLRILVSLIEQAHPEWQQSPHKAEQMARLADELSEGGLDVEEVKEVINVRDRERGYHRN, encoded by the coding sequence ATGCGGTACGATTCCCGAATGGTTGATCGTCAGATCGGCCGAAACGCCGAACTCTTTGCCCAGTCTATTGCCGAGATCGACTCGAAGGAGGAGCGCTATCCCTACCTCCGGATTCTCGTCAGCCTCATCGAGCAGGCACATCCGGAGTGGCAACAATCGCCCCACAAGGCCGAGCAGATGGCCCGCCTAGCGGATGAACTCAGTGAAGGTGGCCTCGACGTCGAGGAGGTGAAAGAGGTGATCAATGTCCGCGATCGCGAGCGCGGCTATCACCGAAACTGA